A window of Coraliomargarita sinensis genomic DNA:
TGCGTGAGGCACTGCTCCCAAAAATGATGCGCTGGACCCCTGCCCGCTTGGCCCGCTGAAAGGCGGTTTTGGAAAATTTGAGTATATTCTCCATCTTCGCCTCCGGACCAACGGAACGCAGTTCCGGCCCCTTGAGGAAGTTGTTGCAGCTGAGCGCGGGGATGGGTGATTTTTCCAGCTGCCTCAGTTCTTTTTCAAACGCTTCGACCGGCTCTTTGGGCTTGAGGAAACGATCCACACGCAACAAGAGAAACTCGGCACCCTGTTCAGCCACCGCCGCAGCCTTGGCCAAGGGGGCGTTGATCCCGAATTTTGTAAAGAGCGGACCTTTGCTTGCCTTGTTGCCTGCGAGGCTTTGGCAACCGAAGAATGGCAGGCCGAGACCGGCCACCAAGCCGGATTGGATAAATTTTCGTCGTTCGAGAGGATTGTTTGTGGGCTCTTTCATTTTTCAGTTGGGTCGCGGCATCTATTTCGGGCGCGATGGGTTTGTGTGACTTATGAATCAATTGTGGAATCCAGTCATATCCATATGGGGCGGCAAAGGAATTTGCGTTCTACTCACAATAAATTGCTTTTATCAGCTCCTCCCGGACGAGCCGACGCATCGGATTGCAGCTAGAGACACCATCGATACGACCATCGATACAGATTGCCCAATAAAGCCCATGGGTGACTGGATATCCGGGATCGCGTGCCATAATTTACATTTGGTTTCGGGCTTAAAGAAAACGGTAATGTCGCTGTACCTCGGTAGCGTGTCTAGAATTATAAAGATCAACATCTCGTATCTTATGAATCATGTTTCCGAGACGAAAAAATTATACCACTTCGAAGAAGCGCTCATTCGGGATAAAAACTTTGACCGCATGCCTGGCCAAGAGGAGTTCCATCTTGCTGCATGGCAATTTTTTGAATTTCTTGCTCCCGGGTAAGCATTCAAAAAAAACATAAAGCTAAGAGCAGTTCTATCCTACATCATAAACGTGAAGACTTACACGATACCCGAACAGGTGGCCAACCACTTGCGTAACGAAATGGCCAGAGGGCGTTGGCTCAATGAAATGCCGGGCAGAGATGCTTTAGCGAAAAAACTTGGCGTGAGCCCCCGCAGCGTACAGAGCGCCCTCGATATTCTGGAAAAAGAAGGGTCGCTTGTGCCTCAGGGGCAAGGGCGCAGTTGCCTGATCAATCTGAAAAAAAACCGCAAGCGCACCCAAGCCATTCGCATTGCGGTCTTGTACTATTCGAGTCTGGATTTGTCCCTTGAGTATGAACTGCGGCACGAGCTGGAACGATTGGGATATACGGTGACCTTTCCCTCCAAAGGGCTCCATGAACTGGGGATGAAAACGACCCGTATCAAAAAGATAGTCCGGAACGTCGATGCGGATATGTGGATCGTCTACGCTGCTTCAAAAGAAGTACTGCAGTGGTTCCTGGACAATAAAATCAAGGTTTTCGCGATCGCCGGTCGACATGTCGGACTTCCGATAGCTGCAACCGGTCCGGATAAGGCAACTGCTTACAAGCAAACGACTCGGATGCTCATCCAAAAGGGACATCATCGCATCGTCCTTGCCTGTGCACGGCATTTGCGGATTCCAGATCCGTCGAAGCCAACCGCCAGATTCCTTGAAGCACTTCGTGAGGCCGGTATCCCCGGAGGAGAATTCAATCTGCCTGATTGGGATGAAACTCCTGAGGGATTTCAGCGATTGCTGCATTCTCTCTTCAGTGCCACTCCGCCAACAGCGCTCATTCTGGATCAGCCAGTACTATTCCACTCGACCTATTATTTTCTCGGCCAGCGCAATATTAAAGTCCCTCAAGACGTCTCACTCGTTTGTACCGATCCGGATCCGAATTTCACATGGTACAGGCCGAGTGTTGCTCATCTGGACTGGAAGCTTGGGCCCGTTGTCAGGCGTATTGTAAAATGGGTCGATCACGTGACCTCGGGTATCGATGATCGCCGCCAGAGTTATTCCAAAGTCAGATATGTGCCCGGTGAGACAGTACGCGCCCTCAAATAGCGACTGATATTGTTTTGGGCGGAAGTATGTATCTTTTCTTCGAGAAGGGCGCATACGGATAAGACTTCTCAGCCGGTTGCCTTCCAAACTGTCTTCGCACCCGTGCTTTGGTTGAGCGGAAGTTGAATGCTAGCCCGAATGGCACTCGATTAAGCAACGCCGAGAATGGTTTAAACGTTTTATAGGTAACGTTGGAGTCCTGCCTTTAGCCGTTTCAAAGCAAGAGAGAGTCCGCCTAAACGCGGAACTCCAAACCGAACAATTTAACCCATTCCCATTTGGGCTAGAGCATTCTGCGTTTAGGTAGACGTGCTGGCTGGGAGGTCACTGAAGCCAACACACACGACTCTCAGGCAATCCGGGCGCTGGTAGATCCGGCCGATGGAGTGCTTTATGCAGACAGCGCCTACAACAGTTGGCTCATGCTCGATTGTGAGAACTAATAAAAAAAGCCGCTGCGATTGCAGCGGCTTTAAAATGAATAGATCGACTGCCTTAGCGACGACGACGGATGAGCGCCAGACCGGCGAGGCCGATCAGGGCGAAGGTGGAGGCTTCCGGGACGGCTTGAATTTGAAGTGCACTTAAGCCAAGACGAACGTCATCATTGAAGTCCGGGTCGGTAGATTTTCCGCCTACGCCTGTAAAAGAGATCGTTCCTGCTCCATCGGCTACCACATCCTCAAACACAATGTAATTCACACCTTCCTCGAAAGTTGTCCCATTGCGAGTATTGTAACTGCTCAGTAACTGGGTGGTGGCAGATGCTGTGGTGTTGTTCGCCGTCCAGTAACCACCAAGGCGCTCACGCGCTGTGCCATTATCCCGATAAGCCATGATCCAGATGTCGTAAAGGCCGTCTGCAGCCAAGCCACTGATATCGACGTTACGTGTTTCGCCCCGGCCGAAGTCGGTCAGGCTCCCCCTGAAGACACCTAAATCAGAGCTACTACCACCCCGACCCTCTGAGAAATCGGTAAGAACTTGAACCGTCGTACTGGCGCCTGTCGAATCCACCACAGTTCCGGAGGTGTCTTCGTCTGCGTATTGGTTCCAACTGGTGTTGGCACCCCCTGGAGGGCCGAAAAGTTCGGCCTCACTCACGGGGCTTTGAGTGCCACCTGTAAATTGTAAATAATTGATATTAATCAACTGCCCATATGCAACTGGGCTAAAGGCTAAACACGTGAGTAAGGTAGCTAATTTTAGTTTCATGGTTTTTTTTCGTTCGTGTTAAATTTCGGGTATAAATGCAACTAACTGGGTATTATTAAAAAACCTTATTCGCTCATCCATAAAAAAAACAAAAAGTTGGCCGTATCTTTTGGGTCAGGTGGGGTTGCCCGACATTAACCTTCATTTGGCGGTGGCTTGCAGTGCAGAAATATGCTCCGCGCAGCTCAGACCAAGGAGTTTAACACTGGGCATCGAAGTGCCAGCGATCCATGGCTTTGAGGCCCTCCGAGGAGGCAAAGCCGGCATGGGCCACCGCCTCAGGCAGTTTGGCCAGTTGGTCGGTAAATGATCGGCAGTTTATGGATGCCGCCCGCCACAAAAGCCAGGTCGGGGCTCTCTAGCGACCTGTCCTGCATAGCCTGAAAAGCAAAGCATGGGAGCGGTTGTGAAAGAATAAATGAAACGTGTGAAACAGAAATTACCTGCCGAATTCGATGCCACCGACACTCTGGAAGCTATATCCATGCAGAGACCTCAACTCCGTTTACTCCTAGTAGCTCACTACTTGAGACGCCTCGGTATTGTTTCCCCTGCCCGACCACCGACTCAAAGGTGGGGCCGACGCGGATCTCGTCGCAACCTCGAAAGGGGGCAAGCCTCCCTACTGACTGTCGATGCTCCTTTTCAACATGGTATATTATACAAGTCGCAGCATCCGGGGTCACTCGGATGAATCACGCTTTTTGAGTCCTTAACTTAGCGCCATTCGTGTATTATTCCGACAGGATGTACATCTGATCGACGGACAGTGTATCCAGTGTTCGATTGCCTGCGGTGGTGTCGGTATCGAGCACCCGGACATGAATGATTCCGCTGGTGCCACCCGGGAGGGTAAAGCTCTGCGCCGTGTTGTCATCCGCTGTCTTGGTCACCGTCAGCATATCGGTATAGACGCCGTCCACGCCTGTGCTTGAGTAAGCGAAGGTGAAGTTATCCCCTTCCCCGTTGGCGCTGTGATGCGCCTCCACGTTGAAGCTTACCGTCGTGCCTCCGGCCACATCGAACTCCCACTTGTGTTCGAGAAAGCTGTAGCGGTCGGTCGGCTTACCGTTGGATTCCTCCTCGGTGATGGTCTCGTAGTTGTTGTCCGAACTGAAGGTATCCGTGATC
This region includes:
- a CDS encoding PEP-CTERM sorting domain-containing protein codes for the protein MSEAELFGPPGGANTSWNQYADEDTSGTVVDSTGASTTVQVLTDFSEGRGGSSSDLGVFRGSLTDFGRGETRNVDISGLAADGLYDIWIMAYRDNGTARERLGGYWTANNTTASATTQLLSSYNTRNGTTFEEGVNYIVFEDVVADGAGTISFTGVGGKSTDPDFNDDVRLGLSALQIQAVPEASTFALIGLAGLALIRRRR
- a CDS encoding substrate-binding domain-containing protein, whose protein sequence is MKTYTIPEQVANHLRNEMARGRWLNEMPGRDALAKKLGVSPRSVQSALDILEKEGSLVPQGQGRSCLINLKKNRKRTQAIRIAVLYYSSLDLSLEYELRHELERLGYTVTFPSKGLHELGMKTTRIKKIVRNVDADMWIVYAASKEVLQWFLDNKIKVFAIAGRHVGLPIAATGPDKATAYKQTTRMLIQKGHHRIVLACARHLRIPDPSKPTARFLEALREAGIPGGEFNLPDWDETPEGFQRLLHSLFSATPPTALILDQPVLFHSTYYFLGQRNIKVPQDVSLVCTDPDPNFTWYRPSVAHLDWKLGPVVRRIVKWVDHVTSGIDDRRQSYSKVRYVPGETVRALK